A region of Thermococcus argininiproducens DNA encodes the following proteins:
- a CDS encoding DUF257 family protein — translation MEQIISKIWDSIKWGESVLIEHDSLTSPVAGFYHLLTWSKRKDYDILIDDVLDTLYLYKTHLELAGFDTSILNDIKVIKAGGRFEVGQVLDRIAINEPVIRESEYKKILDSVSIGDKVINPVLGFEKLLLLAESKQDSLATINTVLSFTGTKRIAFYFANISLLKTGTPHTLPLFEEVVTTVIKIRKKGRKLSFSVVKSINNKIDGLEVTI, via the coding sequence ATGGAGCAGATCATCAGTAAGATTTGGGATTCAATAAAATGGGGAGAGAGTGTGCTAATAGAACATGATTCACTAACGAGTCCAGTAGCAGGATTTTATCATTTATTAACCTGGAGTAAAAGAAAAGATTATGATATTCTTATTGATGATGTTCTGGACACTCTTTACTTGTACAAAACCCATTTAGAGTTGGCCGGCTTTGATACGAGCATTTTAAATGATATTAAAGTGATAAAGGCCGGAGGTAGGTTTGAAGTTGGCCAAGTTCTTGACCGTATTGCAATTAACGAGCCAGTTATTAGAGAGAGCGAATATAAGAAAATCCTTGACTCTGTATCAATAGGCGACAAGGTGATTAATCCGGTTTTAGGCTTTGAAAAGCTTTTATTGCTAGCTGAATCCAAGCAAGATAGTTTGGCCACCATAAATACTGTCCTCTCCTTCACTGGGACAAAGAGAATAGCATTTTATTTTGCCAATATTAGTCTCCTGAAAACAGGTACCCCACACACCCTCCCACTGTTTGAGGAGGTTGTAACTACAGTAATTAAAATCAGAAAGAAAGGAAGGAAGCTTTCATTTAGTGTTGTAAAGTCAATAAATAACAAAATTGACGGCCTAGAAGTTACAATATAA